The window TGCGATCAATTATTTGAAGAGTAGAATTGTTTCTTGACGACTAAATACTTTCTTGCCTCTGAAGCCTCTGTGCATGAATGTCAGACAATCCAGATTGTATTTAGTTTGATCATGAGCTGGTCGCTGCGATTATTTGCCTGGCAAGGGCGACGCGCCGGGGTAAAAGTGGGGAGAATTCCGTCTCGTTTGCTATAAATAGATCAAAAATTAGAAAACTTGGCCACGAAGACGAAAGGATATGTCTGTTCCATCTTGACACCGAAATCGCCCTGCATATACTTTGAGCAGTCTGTAAGTAAATCTGATATTTATGCAATACCATTTCGAAGTCCTGTCTATAGTCCTCGTCCTGTTTTCATAAGTAATAGAAAAACTTCCAGCAAAGCGGCCTTATGCAAGGCATTGATTTACCCAAGATTATTTAGGATATGACTATGTCCAATACTGTTACCGGCACTGTAAAGTGGTTCAATGAATCCAAAGGTTTTGGTTTTATCGAGCAAGAATCCGGTCCTGACGTTTTTGCTCACTTCAGCGCCATCACTGGTTCTGGTTTCAAAACTCTGACCGAAGGCCAGAAAGTCGAGTTCACAATTACTCAGGGACAGAAAGGACCTCAGGCAGAGAACATCGTTCCGCTGTAAGCGGCGTATTTTTGGCGAACCTGAGCAAATACTGCAAAGGGATCGCCGTCTGATCGACAGATGAGACACAAAGGGCAGGGCTTGTAGCCTTGCCCTTTTTTGTTGTTTGATACATCACATCGCGCGGCGAATAACCGACGCCAGCGACGCACCGCAGTTATACCATCCAAAGGAATTTCACCTTGAGCGCCACCGCTTTCTCCTCTCTTTCATTACATCCAGGACTGTTGCAGAACCTGTCCACGCTTGGGTATCACTCTATGACGCCTATTCAAGCGCAAAGCCTGCCTTCGATACTGGCGGGAAAGGATGTCATCGCTCAGGGTAAAACCGGGTCTGGCAAGACGGCAGCCTTTGGCTTGGGACTACTGAACAAACTGGATGTAAAACGCTTTTGCGTCCAGGCGCTGGTTCTATGTCCCACGCGGGAATTGGCGGATCAGGTCGCCAAAGAAATCCGTCGTTTGGCGAGAGCAATTCATAACATCAAAGTATTAACGCTATGCGGCGGCATGCCGTTTGGACCACAAATTGGTTCATTGGAACATGGGGCGCACATCATTGTGGGGACGCCAGGGCGCGTTGAAGAGCATTTGCGTAAAGGAACATTGGTTCTAGACGAATTGCACACACTGGTGCTGGATGAAGCGGACCGTATGCTGGAAATGGGATTTCAGGCGGCGCTGGACGCTATCGTTGAGAAGATGCCGGCGCAGCGGCAAACGCTGCTGTTCAGCGCTACCTATCCGAACCAGATTCAGTCCATCGCGGAGCGAGTCATGCTCAGCCCCGTGATGGTCAAGGTGGAGTCTTCACATGACGACACCAGTATTCAGCAGTATTTCTACAAGGTGGAAGGCGATGCGCATCGTTTGGAAGTATTGCGATTGCTACTGTTGCAATACAAGCCGGAATCCACTGTCGTATTCTGCAACACCAAGCGCGAGACGCAGGAAGTGGCGGATACGCTGGTGAGCCATGGCTTCAGCGCTGTCGCCTTGCATGGCGATCTGGAGCAGAGAGATCGTGATCAAACGCTGGTGTGCTTTGCTAACAAAAGCGCCTCTATTCTGGTCGCTACTGATGTCGCCGCCCGCGGCCTGGACATTGACGCTCTGGATGCCGTCATTAACTTCCATATCGCCCGCGATCCGGAGGTTCATGTGCATCGTATCGGGCGCACTGGTCGCGCTGGCGCGAGTGGCGTTGCGTGCACTCTCTACAGTGAGTCAGAGATGCACAAAATCGCCTGCCTGGAAGAGTATCAAGAGATTATTGTCAGCGCTGAACCGGCGCCTGCAACCAGTCTACTGAAGAACCCGGCATATAAGCCGCCGATGGAAACTCTGCAGATCGATGGCGGTAAGAAACAGAAAGTGCGTCCAGGGGATATTCTCGGCGCGTTGACAGGGGAAAGCGGGGTCGACGGCAAACTGGTTGGCAAAATTCACA is drawn from Hahella sp. KA22 and contains these coding sequences:
- the dbpA gene encoding ATP-dependent RNA helicase DbpA, giving the protein MSATAFSSLSLHPGLLQNLSTLGYHSMTPIQAQSLPSILAGKDVIAQGKTGSGKTAAFGLGLLNKLDVKRFCVQALVLCPTRELADQVAKEIRRLARAIHNIKVLTLCGGMPFGPQIGSLEHGAHIIVGTPGRVEEHLRKGTLVLDELHTLVLDEADRMLEMGFQAALDAIVEKMPAQRQTLLFSATYPNQIQSIAERVMLSPVMVKVESSHDDTSIQQYFYKVEGDAHRLEVLRLLLLQYKPESTVVFCNTKRETQEVADTLVSHGFSAVALHGDLEQRDRDQTLVCFANKSASILVATDVAARGLDIDALDAVINFHIARDPEVHVHRIGRTGRAGASGVACTLYSESEMHKIACLEEYQEIIVSAEPAPATSLLKNPAYKPPMETLQIDGGKKQKVRPGDILGALTGESGVDGKLVGKIHIFDNCAYVAVARSAVKLAMDKLGKGKMKGRSFRVRKIRN
- a CDS encoding cold-shock protein, coding for MSNTVTGTVKWFNESKGFGFIEQESGPDVFAHFSAITGSGFKTLTEGQKVEFTITQGQKGPQAENIVPL